One region of Gigantopelta aegis isolate Gae_Host unplaced genomic scaffold, Gae_host_genome ctg5730_pilon_pilon:::debris, whole genome shotgun sequence genomic DNA includes:
- the LOC121366447 gene encoding uncharacterized protein LOC121366447 yields MPLNQAARGDAYENVDLGKDNTYANAAFDGKEDEVCQNVQGAKCGRDEDGLVYVGIDFSSTTPSRAVHKTEESVEYMSIDWNKKAQPLPDGDEQKKEKSEK; encoded by the exons ATGCCACTGAATCAAGCTGCAAGAG gtGATGCATATGAAAATGTGGATCTAGGAAAGGACAATACTTATGCCAATGCTGCATTTGATGGAAAAGAGGATGAAGTATGTCAGAATGTCCAG GGAGCGAAGTGTGGCCGAGATGAAGATGGCCTAGTGTACGTTGGTATAGACTTCTCCAGCACTACCCCAAGCAGAGCCGTGCACAAGACCGAGGAATCTGTGGAGTACATGTCCATTGACTGGAACAAGAAGGCACAACCACTTCCTGATGGAGATgaacagaagaaagaaaagagtgAAAAGTAG